In Chaetodon auriga isolate fChaAug3 chromosome 7, fChaAug3.hap1, whole genome shotgun sequence, a genomic segment contains:
- the napab gene encoding N-ethylmaleimide-sensitive factor attachment protein, alpha b, giving the protein MDNSGKEKEAMALIAEAEKKMKSSQSFFGALFGGSSKMEEACDMYVRAANMYKMAKNWCAAGNAFSQAARLHLQMQSKHDAATNFIDAGNAFKKADPQEAINCLNRAIEIYTDMGRFTIAAKHHISIAEIYETELVDIDKAVAHYEQAADYYKGEESTSSANKCLLKVATYAAQLEQYPKAIDIYEQVGTHAMDSTLLKYSAKDHFFKAALCHFCVDMLNAKLAVQKYEEMFPAFSDSRECKLLKKLLDACEEQNVDAYTDSVKEYDTISRLDQWLTTMLLRIKKTIQEDESDLR; this is encoded by the exons ATGGACAACAGcgggaaagaaaaggaagccATGGCTTTAATAGCTGaggctgaaaagaaaatgaagtctTCGCAGTCGTTTTTCGGAGCGTTGTTTGG GGGTTCCTCCAAGATGGAAGAGGCCTGTGACATGTATGTGAGGGCAGCCAACATGtacaaaatggccaaaaatTGGTGTG CCGCGGGAAATGCATTCTCCCAAGCGGCTCGCCTTCACCTTCAGATGCAGAGCAAACACGATGCTGCGACTAACTTCATAGATGCTGGAAACGCCTTCAAAAAAGCAGATCCACAAG aGGCCATAAACTGCCTAAACCGAGCAATTGAGATCTACACTGATATG ggCCGCTTCACCATCGCAGCCAAACATCACATCAGCATCGCTGAAATATATGAGACAGAGCTGGTGGACATCGACAAG GCCGTTGCTCATTATGAACAAGCAGCAGATTATTACAAAGGTGAAGAGTCCACCAG TTCAGCAAACAAGTGCCTTCTGAAAGTAGCAACCTATGCAGCTCAGCTGGAGCAGTACCCAAAAGCGATTGACATCTACGAGCAG GTTGGAACGCACGCAATGGACAGTACGCTCCTGAAGTACAGCGCCAAGGATCACTTCTTCAAGGCAGCGCTCTGTCACTTCTGTGTAGACATGCTGAATGCAAAG CTTGCTGTGCAGAAGTATGAAGAAATGTTCCCGGCCTTTTCAGACTCTCGAGAGTGCAAGCTGTTGAAG AAACTTCTAGACGCCTGTGAAGAACAGAATGTGGATGCCTATACTGACTCG GTGAAGGAATACGACACCATTTCGCGGTTGGACCAGTGGCTCACCACCATGCTTCTGCGCATCAAGAAAACCATACAGGAAGACGAGAGCGACCTTCGCTGA